In Streptomyces sp. RFCAC02, the following proteins share a genomic window:
- a CDS encoding DUF2079 domain-containing protein, whose protein sequence is MLGRGAGAAIGAAYGLSWGIQRAVDFDFHEIAFAVPLIAFSLEALVTGRYRAALWWAVPLLVVKEDLGLTAAAIAGVVALRARGEGDAAGVRRALTVAVCAALACALTIGVLIPAFNSGGGYDYWTKVGDGPGPLATAFTDVDQKLRTVLWVLVPTTGLLALRSPLLLVLLPTLAWRFVSDDPHYWGTDWHYSAVLMPVTALALADAAARTRAGAGRPWLRAYAERLPLGVLAAALALSTTLPVAGLTHTAAYRAGPTAEAGSRVLSVIPDGAEVAANVKPIAHLTGRCRVFWIGSADGPAPEYIAYWDPYETAESMVVDAHRMHPDGVYRVVAQEAGFWVLRKR, encoded by the coding sequence CTGCTGGGGCGGGGCGCGGGCGCCGCGATCGGCGCTGCGTACGGACTGTCCTGGGGAATCCAGCGGGCCGTCGACTTCGACTTCCACGAGATCGCGTTCGCCGTCCCGCTGATCGCCTTCTCCCTGGAGGCCCTGGTCACCGGACGGTACCGGGCGGCCCTGTGGTGGGCGGTGCCGCTGCTGGTCGTCAAGGAGGACCTCGGGCTGACGGCCGCGGCCATCGCCGGTGTGGTGGCGCTCCGCGCCCGCGGCGAGGGGGACGCGGCCGGCGTGCGCCGGGCGCTGACCGTCGCCGTGTGCGCCGCCCTTGCGTGCGCGCTCACGATCGGGGTGCTCATCCCCGCGTTCAACTCGGGCGGCGGCTACGACTACTGGACGAAGGTCGGCGACGGGCCGGGGCCGCTGGCCACCGCGTTCACGGACGTCGACCAGAAACTGCGGACCGTGCTGTGGGTGCTGGTGCCGACCACCGGCCTGCTGGCGCTGCGGTCACCGCTGCTGCTCGTCCTGCTGCCCACGCTGGCCTGGCGCTTCGTGTCCGACGACCCCCACTACTGGGGCACCGACTGGCACTACAGCGCCGTACTCATGCCGGTCACGGCGCTCGCGCTCGCCGACGCCGCGGCCCGCACCCGCGCCGGGGCCGGGCGGCCGTGGCTGCGGGCGTACGCGGAACGGCTCCCGCTCGGCGTCCTGGCGGCGGCGCTCGCGCTGAGCACGACGCTGCCCGTCGCGGGACTCACGCACACGGCCGCCTACCGGGCCGGGCCGACGGCCGAGGCCGGCAGCCGGGTGCTGTCGGTGATCCCGGACGGCGCCGAGGTCGCGGCGAACGTCAAGCCGATCGCCCACCTCACCGGCCGCTGCCGCGTCTTCTGGATCGGCAGCGCGGACGGTCCCGCGCCCGAGTACATCGCCTACTGGGACCCGTACGAGACCGCCGAGTCGATGGTCGTCGACGCCCACCGGATGCATCCGGACGGCGTCTACCGGGTGGTGGCGCAGGAGGCCGGCTTCTGGGTCCTGCGCAAGCGCTGA
- a CDS encoding ribonucleotide-diphosphate reductase subunit beta, with amino-acid sequence MTTTPETDAAANARTPAVKNLLDPGFELTLRPMRYPEFYERYRDAIKNTWTVEEVDLHSDVADLAKLSPGEQHLIGRLVAFFATGDSIVANNLVLTLYKHINSPEARLYLSRQLFEEAVHVQFYLTLLDTYLPDPDDRAEAFAAVENIPSIRQKAQFCFRWIDSVDDLARLETKADRRRFLLNLICFAACIEGLFFYGAFAYVYWFRSRGLLHGLATGTNWVFRDESCHMAFAFDVVDTVRQEEPDLFDAEMEREVTAMLEEAVEAELQFARDLCGDGLPGMNTESMRAYLECVADQRLVRLGLKPVYGSQNPFAFMELQDVQELTNFFERRPSAYQVAVEGNVSFDDEF; translated from the coding sequence GTGACGACCACACCCGAGACCGACGCCGCGGCGAACGCCCGGACCCCCGCCGTGAAGAACCTGCTCGACCCCGGCTTCGAGCTGACGCTGCGCCCGATGCGCTATCCCGAGTTCTACGAGCGCTACCGCGACGCCATCAAGAACACCTGGACCGTCGAGGAGGTCGACCTCCACTCGGACGTGGCCGACCTCGCGAAGCTGTCGCCCGGCGAGCAGCACCTGATCGGCCGGCTGGTCGCGTTCTTCGCCACGGGCGACTCGATCGTGGCGAACAACCTGGTCCTCACGCTCTACAAGCACATCAACTCCCCGGAGGCGCGGCTCTACCTGTCGCGTCAGCTCTTCGAGGAGGCGGTGCACGTCCAGTTCTACCTGACGCTGCTGGACACCTACCTGCCCGATCCCGACGACCGGGCCGAGGCGTTCGCCGCCGTCGAGAACATCCCGTCGATCCGGCAGAAGGCGCAGTTCTGCTTCCGGTGGATCGACTCGGTCGACGACCTGGCGCGCCTGGAGACGAAGGCGGACCGGCGGCGGTTCCTGCTCAACCTGATCTGCTTCGCCGCGTGCATCGAGGGGCTGTTCTTCTACGGCGCCTTCGCGTACGTGTACTGGTTCAGGTCGCGCGGGCTGCTGCACGGCCTGGCCACCGGCACCAACTGGGTGTTCCGCGACGAGAGCTGCCACATGGCGTTCGCGTTCGACGTGGTGGACACCGTGCGGCAGGAGGAGCCCGACCTCTTCGACGCGGAGATGGAGCGTGAGGTCACCGCGATGCTGGAGGAGGCGGTGGAGGCGGAGCTGCAGTTCGCCCGCGACCTGTGCGGCGACGGCCTGCCGGGGATGAACACCGAGTCGATGCGCGCGTACCTGGAGTGCGTCGCCGACCAGCGCCTGGTGCGGCTCGGGCTGAAGCCCGTCTACGGCTCGCAGAACCCGTTCGCGTTCATGGAGCTGCAGGACGTCCAGGAGCTGACGAACTTCTTCGAGCGCCGGCCGTCCGCCTACCAGGTCGCGGTCGAGGGGAACGTCTCCTTCGACGACGAGTTCTGA
- a CDS encoding ribonucleoside-diphosphate reductase subunit alpha, translating into MTIAPVAPAEPVPDALTRTLTELTAGLSATDPGRVAAAVARGRQPGAGPAELRALAIEAAAGLIGEEPQYARLAARLLTLAIREEAAGQGAVSFSASVAAGHREGLIGDRTAAFVRLHAAALDALAERAVADGADDRFEYFGLRTVESRYLLRHPTTRRVIETPQHFLLRVACGLAADESAEALAEVAELYRLTSTLAYLPSSPTLFNSGTRHPQMSSCYLLDSPLDELDSIYERYHQVARLSKHAGGIGLPFSRVRARGSLIRGTNGTSNGIVPFLRTLDASVAAVNQGGRRKGAACVYLETWHADIEEFLELRDNTGEDARRTHNLNLAHWVPDEFMRRVEADADWSLFSPSDVPELVDLWGDAFDAAYRRAEAAGRAVRTVPARQLYARMMRTLAQTGNGWMTFKDAANRTANQTAVPGTIVHSSNLCTEIIEVTDDSETAVCNLGSVNLAAHLLPAPDGAAAPAGMDWERLDATVRTAVTFLDRVIDRNFYPTDQASVSNARWRPVALGVMGLQDVFFRLRLPFDSPEARELSTRIAERIMLAAYETSAGLAERHGLPAGWEDTRTARGVLHPDHYPDAAPAWPERWEALRTRVAGTGMRNALLLAIAPTATIASIAGVYECIEPQVSNLFKRETLSGEFLQVNTYLVADLKRLGLWNEATRAALREANGSVEALPGLPAGLRTLYRTAWELPQRALIDMAAARTPYLDQSQSLNLFMAAPTIGKLSSMYAYAWKRGLKTTYYLRSRPATRIAQSARAATAAVPPPAPSPDQDAAAAACSLENPESCEACQ; encoded by the coding sequence GTGACCATCGCACCCGTCGCCCCGGCGGAGCCGGTACCGGATGCGCTGACGCGCACCCTGACCGAGCTGACCGCCGGCCTGTCCGCGACCGACCCGGGCCGGGTCGCCGCCGCCGTCGCGCGCGGCCGGCAGCCCGGCGCGGGACCGGCCGAGCTGCGCGCCCTCGCCATCGAGGCCGCCGCCGGACTGATCGGCGAGGAACCGCAGTACGCGCGGCTGGCCGCGCGGCTGCTGACCCTCGCGATCCGCGAGGAGGCCGCCGGGCAGGGCGCCGTGTCGTTCTCCGCCTCGGTGGCGGCCGGTCACCGCGAGGGCCTGATCGGCGACCGCACCGCCGCCTTCGTCCGGCTGCACGCGGCTGCTCTCGACGCGCTCGCGGAGCGGGCCGTCGCGGACGGCGCCGACGACCGGTTCGAGTACTTCGGGCTGCGGACCGTGGAGTCCCGCTACCTCCTGCGGCACCCCACGACCCGCCGGGTCATCGAGACCCCGCAGCACTTCCTGCTGCGGGTGGCCTGCGGTCTCGCGGCCGACGAGTCGGCGGAGGCGCTCGCGGAAGTGGCCGAGCTGTACCGGCTCACCAGCACCCTGGCGTACCTGCCGTCCTCCCCCACCCTGTTCAACTCCGGCACCCGGCACCCGCAGATGTCGTCCTGCTACCTGCTGGACTCGCCGCTGGACGAGCTGGACTCCATCTACGAGCGCTACCACCAGGTCGCACGCCTGTCGAAGCACGCCGGCGGCATCGGCCTGCCCTTCTCCCGCGTGCGCGCCCGGGGTTCGCTGATCCGGGGCACGAACGGCACCTCGAACGGCATCGTCCCGTTCCTGCGCACCCTCGACGCGTCCGTCGCCGCCGTCAACCAGGGCGGCCGCCGCAAGGGCGCGGCCTGCGTCTACCTGGAGACCTGGCACGCGGACATCGAGGAGTTCCTCGAACTGCGGGACAACACCGGCGAGGACGCCCGCCGCACCCACAACCTGAACCTCGCCCACTGGGTCCCGGACGAGTTCATGCGCCGGGTCGAGGCCGACGCCGACTGGTCGCTGTTCTCGCCGTCCGACGTGCCGGAGCTGGTCGACCTGTGGGGCGACGCCTTCGACGCCGCCTACCGGCGCGCCGAGGCGGCGGGCCGGGCGGTGCGGACCGTCCCGGCACGCCAGCTCTACGCCCGCATGATGCGCACCCTGGCCCAGACCGGGAACGGCTGGATGACGTTCAAGGACGCCGCCAACCGCACCGCCAACCAGACCGCCGTGCCGGGCACCATCGTCCACTCGTCGAACCTGTGCACCGAGATCATCGAGGTCACCGACGACTCCGAGACGGCGGTGTGCAACCTCGGCTCGGTCAACCTCGCCGCCCACCTCCTGCCCGCCCCCGACGGCGCGGCGGCACCGGCCGGCATGGACTGGGAGCGGCTGGACGCGACCGTCCGCACGGCCGTGACGTTCCTCGACCGCGTCATCGACCGGAACTTCTACCCGACCGACCAGGCGTCCGTGTCGAACGCCCGCTGGCGCCCGGTGGCACTCGGCGTGATGGGCCTGCAGGACGTGTTCTTCCGGCTGCGGCTCCCGTTCGACTCGCCCGAGGCCCGTGAGCTGTCCACCCGCATCGCCGAACGCATCATGCTCGCGGCGTACGAGACCTCCGCCGGCCTGGCCGAACGCCACGGCCTGCCCGCCGGCTGGGAGGACACCCGCACCGCGCGCGGCGTCCTGCACCCCGACCACTACCCGGACGCGGCCCCGGCATGGCCCGAGCGCTGGGAGGCGCTGCGCACCCGCGTCGCCGGGACCGGCATGCGCAACGCGCTGCTCCTCGCCATCGCGCCCACCGCGACGATCGCGTCCATCGCCGGCGTGTACGAGTGCATCGAGCCCCAGGTGTCGAACCTGTTCAAGCGCGAGACGCTGAGCGGTGAGTTCCTCCAGGTCAACACCTACCTCGTCGCCGACCTGAAGCGCCTCGGCCTGTGGAACGAGGCCACCCGCGCGGCTCTGCGCGAGGCCAACGGCTCGGTGGAGGCACTGCCCGGGCTCCCCGCCGGACTGCGCACCCTGTACCGCACCGCGTGGGAGCTGCCGCAGCGCGCGCTGATCGACATGGCGGCCGCGCGCACGCCGTACCTGGACCAGAGCCAGTCGCTCAACCTGTTCATGGCCGCCCCGACCATCGGCAAGCTCAGCTCGATGTACGCGTACGCCTGGAAGCGCGGCCTCAAGACCACCTACTACCTGCGGTCGCGGCCCGCGACGCGGATCGCGCAGTCGGCCCGCGCGGCCACGGCCGCCGTTCCCCCACCCGCCCCCTCCCCGGATCAGGACGCGGCGGCCGCCGCCTGCTCCCTGGAGAACCCCGAGTCCTGCGAGGCATGCCAGTGA
- a CDS encoding DHA2 family efflux MFS transporter permease subunit, with protein sequence MRRPAPLGAIAAVIVLGSMMTVLDTTIVHVALGRLAETFGASLSSLQWVVTGYTLALAAVIPVTAWAIGRVGTKRLYITAVGLFTAGSALAGLAWSTGSLITFRVLQGLGGGMVMPVAMTIMIRAAGGARMGRVMSLMGLPVLIGPVLGPVVGGWLVDEVSWRWIFLINVPIGLVTATLAARWFPRDEPEPVARLDVPGLLALSPGLALLIWGLATGGERNDFADPAALLPALAGAALITAFVVRALRIPHPLLDLRLFRGRTLAVGVGALGLFATAYFGSMMLLPLYYQLARGQGATEAGLLGIPQGVVTGLTMQVAGRLVDRVPPRRVVLTGIPLAALGFAAFTTQVGDGTPYWRLIVPLMVMGAGVGATMMPLMTTVQRGVRREDVPVVSTLLAIVPQIGSSIGAALVSVVLASGMQARLPAGTDSLNAVQAAPDAVLHAVAPALADAFQHTYLWPVALMALALVPALWLPRGAPAPPAASPAPERDRVPAA encoded by the coding sequence ATGAGGCGCCCGGCACCCCTGGGGGCGATCGCCGCGGTGATCGTCCTCGGGTCGATGATGACCGTCCTGGACACCACCATCGTGCATGTCGCGCTCGGCCGGCTCGCCGAGACGTTCGGCGCGTCCCTCTCCTCGCTGCAGTGGGTGGTCACGGGGTACACGCTGGCCCTGGCGGCCGTCATCCCGGTGACGGCGTGGGCCATCGGCCGCGTGGGCACCAAGCGGCTGTACATCACCGCGGTCGGCCTGTTCACGGCCGGTTCGGCGCTCGCCGGCCTCGCCTGGAGCACCGGTTCGCTCATCACCTTCCGTGTGCTGCAGGGGCTCGGCGGCGGCATGGTGATGCCCGTCGCGATGACCATCATGATCCGCGCCGCGGGCGGCGCGCGCATGGGCCGCGTCATGAGCCTCATGGGACTGCCCGTGCTGATCGGCCCCGTCCTCGGGCCGGTCGTGGGCGGCTGGCTCGTGGACGAGGTGTCCTGGCGCTGGATCTTCCTCATCAACGTGCCCATCGGCCTCGTCACCGCGACCCTCGCCGCGCGGTGGTTCCCGCGGGACGAGCCGGAGCCCGTCGCCCGGCTCGACGTTCCCGGGCTGCTCGCCCTCTCGCCCGGCCTCGCCCTGCTCATCTGGGGACTCGCCACCGGCGGGGAGCGGAACGACTTCGCCGATCCCGCGGCACTCCTGCCCGCCCTCGCGGGAGCCGCCCTGATCACCGCCTTCGTCGTCCGCGCGCTCAGGATCCCGCACCCGCTGCTGGACCTGCGGCTCTTCCGCGGCCGCACCCTCGCCGTCGGCGTCGGCGCGCTCGGACTGTTCGCCACGGCGTACTTCGGATCCATGATGCTGCTGCCGCTCTACTACCAGCTCGCGCGGGGGCAGGGCGCCACGGAGGCCGGGCTGCTCGGCATACCGCAGGGCGTGGTGACCGGGCTCACCATGCAGGTGGCCGGCCGCCTGGTCGACCGGGTGCCGCCCCGGCGGGTCGTGCTCACCGGCATCCCCCTCGCCGCACTGGGGTTCGCCGCCTTCACCACCCAGGTCGGTGACGGTACGCCGTACTGGCGGCTGATCGTGCCCCTGATGGTGATGGGGGCCGGTGTCGGCGCGACGATGATGCCGCTGATGACGACGGTGCAGCGCGGGGTCCGACGGGAGGACGTGCCGGTCGTCAGCACGCTGCTCGCGATCGTCCCGCAGATCGGCAGTTCGATCGGCGCGGCCCTGGTCTCCGTCGTCCTGGCGAGCGGGATGCAGGCCCGGCTGCCCGCGGGCACCGACTCCCTGAACGCGGTGCAGGCAGCGCCGGACGCCGTACTGCACGCGGTGGCGCCCGCGCTCGCCGACGCCTTCCAGCACACCTACCTCTGGCCGGTCGCGCTGATGGCCCTCGCGCTCGTGCCCGCCCTGTGGCTGCCGCGCGGCGCCCCGGCCCCGCCGGCGGCGTCACCCGCACCGGAACGGGACCGGGTGCCGGCGGCGTGA
- a CDS encoding DUF2079 domain-containing protein, with the protein MTARTEGERADTAARRTVAPAEEHGPAADTGPRTGRPWRDRRPGPRADPYLLAGVFCVLYAVVSVSRYVRWESRSWDLGIFEQAVRSYAHLRLPVSDLKGPDFALLGDHFSPVTALIAPFYRVFPSPVTLLIAQAVLFAVAVVPVTRGRPPCWGGARAPRSALRTDCPGESSGPSTSTSTRSRSPSR; encoded by the coding sequence GTGACGGCACGCACAGAGGGGGAGCGCGCGGACACGGCCGCGCGCCGCACCGTCGCACCCGCCGAGGAGCACGGACCCGCCGCGGACACCGGGCCGCGGACCGGCCGGCCGTGGCGGGACCGCCGCCCTGGACCGCGCGCCGATCCCTACCTGCTGGCCGGGGTCTTCTGCGTCCTGTACGCGGTGGTCTCCGTGAGCCGGTACGTCCGGTGGGAGTCCCGCTCGTGGGACCTCGGGATATTCGAGCAGGCGGTCCGGTCGTACGCGCATCTGCGGCTGCCCGTCTCCGACCTGAAGGGACCGGACTTCGCCCTGCTCGGCGACCACTTCAGCCCGGTCACCGCGCTGATCGCCCCGTTCTACCGGGTGTTCCCCTCCCCGGTGACGCTGCTGATCGCCCAGGCCGTGCTGTTCGCCGTGGCGGTCGTGCCCGTCACACGGGGGCGGCCGCCCTGCTGGGGCGGGGCGCGGGCGCCGCGATCGGCGCTGCGTACGGACTGTCCTGGGGAATCCAGCGGGCCGTCGACTTCGACTTCCACGAGATCGCGTTCGCCGTCCCGCTGA
- a CDS encoding GNAT family N-acetyltransferase, translating to MDIHIREALPDELAAVGELTARAYLGDGLLTSGAADPYLPVLRDAADRALHAEVLVAVGRGGGVGPLGTVTFVGRGGKYADVAGAGEAEFRMLAVDAAARGRGAGEALVRECVRRARAAGAARVVLSSQSRMHTAHRLYERLGFVRAPERDWEPIPGECLRVFALDLTDTPEEHHNM from the coding sequence ATGGACATCCACATCAGGGAAGCGCTCCCCGACGAGCTGGCCGCCGTCGGCGAGTTGACGGCGCGGGCCTACCTCGGCGACGGGCTGCTCACCTCCGGCGCGGCCGACCCGTACCTGCCGGTGCTGCGCGACGCCGCCGACCGCGCGCTCCACGCCGAGGTGCTGGTGGCGGTCGGGCGCGGCGGGGGCGTCGGCCCGCTCGGGACGGTCACCTTCGTGGGCCGGGGCGGGAAGTACGCGGACGTGGCCGGCGCGGGCGAGGCGGAGTTCCGCATGCTGGCCGTCGACGCGGCGGCGCGCGGGCGGGGCGCGGGCGAGGCCCTGGTCCGGGAGTGCGTGCGGCGCGCCCGGGCGGCGGGGGCGGCGCGTGTCGTGCTCTCCAGCCAGTCGCGCATGCACACGGCGCACCGGCTGTACGAACGGCTCGGCTTCGTCCGGGCGCCGGAGCGCGACTGGGAGCCGATACCCGGGGAGTGCCTCCGGGTGTTCGCACTCGACCTCACCGACACACCGGAAGAGCACCACAACATGTAG